From a region of the Acanthochromis polyacanthus isolate Apoly-LR-REF ecotype Palm Island chromosome 3, KAUST_Apoly_ChrSc, whole genome shotgun sequence genome:
- the LOC110964564 gene encoding ADP-ribosylation factor-like protein 4A, which yields MGNGLSVHHSLLPCLPSFQALHIVILGLDCAGKTTMLYRLRFNEFVNTVPTKGFNTEKIKVSLGGSRQTASFHFWDVGGQDKLRPLWRSYTRCADGIVFVVDSVDAERIEEAKTELHKITRLAENHGVPVLVVANKQDLRNSLSLAEMESMLALGELTTTTPWHLQPACAIIGEGLQEGLEKLHVMIMKRRKMLRQQKKKT from the coding sequence ATGGGGAATGGATTATCAGTTcatcactccctcctcccctgccttccttccttccaggCCCTCCACATTGTTATTCTAGGACTGGACTGTGCGGGCAAGACCACCATGCTGTACCGCCTGCGGTTCAATGAGTTTGTGAACACTGTCCCGACTAAAGGTTTTAACACAGAGAAGATCAAAGTGTCACTTGGAGGAAGCCGACAAACAGCGTCCTTCCATTTTTGGGATGTAGGAGGTCAGGACAAGCTGCGGCCTCTGTGGCGTTCTTACACACGCTGTGCAGATGGCATTGTGTTTGTGGTGGACTCAGTGGATGCCGAGCGCATTGAAGAGGCCAAGACAGAGCTGCACAAGATTACACGgctggcagagaaccatggaGTGCCAGTTCTGGTGGTGGCTAACAAACAAGACTTAAGGAACTCGCTGAGTCTGGCTGAGATGGAGAGCATGCTAGCTCTTGGTGagctcaccaccaccaccccctgGCACCTTCAGCCTGCTTGTGCTATCATTGGTGAGGGGCTGCAGGAAGGACTGGAGAAGCTCCACGTCATGATCATGAAAAGGAGAAAGATGCTGcgacagcagaagaagaagacatgA